In Numidum massiliense, a single genomic region encodes these proteins:
- the uvrA gene encoding excinuclease ABC subunit UvrA, with translation MAHENIVIKGARAHNLKNIDVTIPRDQFVVLTGLSGSGKTSLAFDTIYAEGQRRYVESLSAYARQFLGQMDKPDVDSIDGLSPAISIDQKTTSRNPRSTVGTVTEIYDYLRLLFARIGRPHCPVHKIEITSQTVEQMVDRVMTLPERTRIQVLAPLVQGRKGEHVKLLDKIRKDGYVRVRVDGELREVTEEIKLEKNKKHTIEVVIDRIVVKEGVETRLSDSLETALELAGGTVLVDVIDGEQLLFSQNLACPECGFSIDELAPRMFSFNSPFGACPACDGLGSHMEVDPEMVVPNRKKSLNEGAIDPWANSSSTYYEQLLHTVCTHYGIDRDTPFGELSAAHADVLLYGGKERIPFRYENDFGHVKETSIRFEGVIPNLQRRYRETSSDYVRDQIETYMSEKKCRSCKGARLRPESLAVLVGGETINTVTNRSIREALTFFRELELSEKEQAIARLVLREIESRLGFLVNVGLDYLELNRAAGTLSGGEAQRIRLATQIGSSLMGVLYILDEPSIGLHQRDNNRLIDTLKSMRDLGNTLIVVEHDEDTMLAADYIIDIGPGAGAHGGRVVSQGTPEEVMADKQSLTGQYLSGRKFIALPAERRQPNGKWIDVRGAKENNLQNVDVKFPLGTFTVVTGVSGSGKSTLVNEILYKTLARELQRAKAKPGAHREIRGLEHLDKVIDIDQSPIGRTPRSNPATYTGVFDDIRDVFATTTEAKVRGYKKGRFSFNVKGGRCEACRGDGIIKIEMHFLPDVYVPCEVCKGKRYNRETLEIGYKGKNVADVLDMTVEEAREFFKNIPRIKRKIDTLYDVGLGYMKLGQPATTLSGGEAQRVKLASELYRRNTGRSLYILDEPTTGLHVDDIARLLKVLQRLVENGETVVVIEHNLDVIKTADYLIDLGPEGGDGGGRIVATGTPEDVARVPGSYTGQFLAPVLTRDRARTAALYDRASNE, from the coding sequence ATGGCACATGAAAACATCGTCATCAAAGGTGCACGCGCACACAACTTGAAAAACATCGACGTGACGATCCCGCGCGACCAGTTCGTCGTGTTGACGGGACTGAGCGGCTCGGGTAAAACGTCGCTCGCTTTTGACACGATTTACGCCGAAGGGCAGCGCCGCTACGTTGAGTCGCTGTCTGCTTACGCGCGCCAATTTTTAGGGCAAATGGACAAACCGGACGTCGATTCAATCGACGGCTTGTCGCCAGCGATTTCCATCGACCAAAAAACGACGAGCCGCAACCCGCGCTCGACGGTCGGCACGGTGACGGAAATATACGATTACTTGCGGCTGTTGTTCGCGCGCATCGGTCGGCCGCACTGTCCGGTGCACAAGATCGAAATTACGTCGCAAACGGTCGAGCAGATGGTCGACCGCGTCATGACGTTGCCGGAGCGGACGCGCATACAAGTGCTCGCCCCGCTCGTACAAGGGCGCAAAGGTGAACACGTCAAGTTACTGGATAAAATTCGTAAAGACGGGTACGTGCGCGTGCGCGTCGACGGCGAACTGCGCGAAGTGACGGAAGAGATTAAGCTGGAAAAAAACAAGAAGCATACGATCGAAGTCGTCATCGACCGCATCGTCGTCAAGGAAGGCGTTGAGACGCGTCTTTCCGATTCACTGGAAACAGCACTCGAACTAGCTGGGGGAACGGTGCTCGTCGACGTGATCGACGGCGAGCAACTGCTATTCAGCCAAAACTTAGCCTGTCCAGAGTGCGGCTTTAGCATCGATGAGTTAGCGCCGCGCATGTTTTCGTTCAACAGCCCGTTCGGCGCTTGTCCGGCGTGTGACGGGTTAGGTAGCCACATGGAGGTTGACCCGGAGATGGTCGTGCCTAACCGGAAAAAATCGCTTAACGAAGGGGCGATCGATCCTTGGGCCAACTCGTCGTCGACGTATTACGAACAACTGCTGCACACGGTGTGTACCCATTACGGCATCGATCGCGATACGCCTTTCGGCGAGCTTTCCGCAGCGCACGCGGACGTTCTTTTGTACGGTGGCAAAGAGCGCATCCCGTTTCGCTATGAAAACGACTTTGGACATGTGAAGGAAACCTCCATACGTTTTGAAGGGGTCATCCCTAATTTGCAGCGCCGCTACCGCGAGACGTCGTCCGATTACGTGCGCGATCAAATCGAGACGTATATGAGTGAGAAGAAGTGCCGTTCTTGTAAAGGGGCGCGTCTCCGTCCCGAGTCGCTCGCCGTCCTCGTCGGAGGCGAAACGATTAATACGGTGACGAATCGTTCCATTCGCGAGGCACTGACGTTTTTCCGCGAACTCGAGTTAAGTGAGAAGGAACAGGCGATCGCGCGGCTCGTGTTGCGGGAAATAGAGTCGCGGCTCGGCTTTTTAGTGAACGTTGGGCTCGACTACTTAGAGCTCAACCGCGCAGCAGGGACCCTATCCGGCGGTGAGGCGCAGCGCATTCGCTTGGCGACGCAAATCGGCTCCAGCTTGATGGGTGTGCTGTATATTTTGGACGAGCCGAGTATCGGCTTGCACCAGCGGGATAACAACCGACTCATCGATACGTTGAAAAGTATGCGCGACCTAGGGAACACGCTCATCGTCGTCGAGCACGATGAAGACACGATGCTCGCCGCCGATTACATTATCGACATCGGGCCGGGTGCGGGGGCACACGGTGGCCGCGTCGTCTCGCAGGGGACGCCGGAAGAGGTCATGGCGGACAAACAGTCGCTCACCGGCCAGTATTTGAGCGGGCGCAAGTTTATTGCACTACCGGCCGAAAGGCGCCAGCCGAACGGCAAGTGGATCGACGTGCGCGGGGCGAAAGAAAACAATTTGCAAAACGTGGACGTCAAGTTTCCGCTCGGTACGTTTACGGTCGTCACCGGAGTTTCTGGTTCAGGTAAAAGCACACTTGTCAACGAAATTTTGTACAAAACGCTGGCGCGGGAGCTGCAGCGGGCGAAGGCAAAGCCTGGGGCACACCGAGAAATTCGCGGCTTGGAACATTTGGACAAAGTGATCGACATCGACCAGTCGCCGATCGGCCGCACGCCGCGCTCCAATCCGGCAACATATACAGGCGTGTTCGACGACATTCGCGACGTATTCGCCACGACGACGGAGGCAAAAGTACGCGGGTACAAAAAGGGGCGTTTCAGTTTCAACGTGAAGGGGGGCCGCTGTGAAGCGTGTCGCGGTGACGGGATCATCAAAATTGAAATGCACTTCCTTCCGGACGTGTACGTGCCGTGCGAGGTGTGTAAAGGGAAACGATACAACCGCGAGACGTTAGAAATTGGCTATAAAGGGAAAAACGTCGCTGACGTGCTCGACATGACCGTCGAAGAGGCACGCGAATTTTTTAAAAACATTCCGCGCATTAAGCGCAAAATTGACACGCTGTACGACGTCGGGCTCGGCTACATGAAGCTGGGGCAACCGGCGACGACACTGTCCGGCGGCGAGGCGCAGCGGGTGAAACTGGCATCTGAACTGTACCGCCGCAACACCGGTCGTTCGCTGTACATTCTCGACGAGCCGACGACCGGCTTACACGTCGACGACATCGCGCGCCTCCTAAAAGTGCTACAGCGGTTAGTCGAAAACGGGGAGACGGTCGTCGTCATCGAACACAATTTGGACGTTATTAAGACTGCTGACTACTTGATCGACCTCGGACCGGAAGGAGGCGACGGCGGCGGGCGCATCGTCGCCACGGGCACGCCGGAAGACGTGGCGCGGGTACCGGGGTCGTATACAGGGCAGTTTTTAGCGCCAGTACTGACGCGCGACCGCGCGCGGACGGCAGCGCTATACGATCGCGCCTCGAACGAGTAA
- a CDS encoding DUF302 domain-containing protein, translating into MLFHYTIETARTVEETVKACEESCQRRKLSTVGHLNIPLKLLEKGINLPQQYRILEVYHPDVAKKVLSYNQVGGLFLTYKIAVYKDRETGKTTVGLVRPTVLMELVDDDRLVAMVQDVEAALLAVLDEVKG; encoded by the coding sequence ATGTTGTTTCACTACACGATAGAGACGGCGCGTACGGTAGAAGAAACAGTGAAAGCGTGCGAAGAGAGTTGCCAGCGGCGGAAATTGAGTACTGTAGGACACCTGAATATTCCGCTCAAATTACTAGAAAAGGGCATCAATTTACCGCAGCAGTATCGTATATTAGAAGTGTACCATCCGGATGTCGCAAAAAAAGTACTGTCGTACAACCAGGTAGGTGGGTTATTCCTCACCTATAAAATCGCCGTCTACAAAGACAGGGAGACGGGAAAAACAACGGTCGGTCTCGTGCGTCCGACGGTTTTAATGGAGCTGGTGGACGATGACCGGTTGGTTGCAATGGTGCAAGATGTCGAAGCGGCACTCCTTGCAGTGCTCGACGAGGTGAAAGGCTGA
- a CDS encoding phage holin family protein — MRWIVKLIFNAIAVVIAAEVLDSIQVSGMGAALTAGLILSIVNTFFRPVLVFLTFPLTVVTLGLFLLIINALMLMLTSALVPGFTVVGFGGAFWGAVIVSFVSWLLNGLFRK; from the coding sequence ATGCGGTGGATCGTGAAACTGATCTTCAATGCGATTGCGGTAGTGATCGCGGCAGAAGTACTGGATAGTATTCAAGTCAGCGGAATGGGGGCAGCACTCACGGCGGGGCTCATTTTGTCGATTGTCAATACGTTTTTTCGACCAGTGCTCGTGTTTCTCACTTTCCCGTTAACCGTTGTAACTCTCGGCCTGTTTTTGCTTATCATTAACGCTTTAATGTTGATGCTCACGAGTGCGCTCGTGCCCGGTTTTACCGTCGTCGGCTTCGGGGGAGCGTTTTGGGGCGCGGTCATTGTCAGTTTTGTAAGCTGGTTATTGAACGGGCTATTTCGCAAATGA
- a CDS encoding PucR family transcriptional regulator → MSKNLRGRSPQFGGFKRVNVYRQWHDIAPDLARILQTDVAWGTSEDYREFVARAGVEEQTFIPVATQDGETWGWIISGTLTARERQLLVLLTSQSLRRSADSDAQTEGPLLPQRALADYLCDVAHSGHLLPVPPDLVHVDIGERVPFYVVCHGSARQLNQKEVLRVLQSFFDGDVWVVNVAPNDRLVLPQVSLVLDDTIEDWKDSLYHWAAGLVELFAAELGEDVHCIVHHSAATVQALGQSLLQLKQSYVLGQSIYPRRNVFATWDLPLERLLHGLPSDLCRTFLHDLSYDAHNWWRDQEMRDTLETYFRLNLNVSETARQLYVHRNTLLYRLDKLKQETGLDVRNFEDAMLLRLAWLLTATEDAEPTE, encoded by the coding sequence ATGAGTAAAAATTTGCGGGGAAGAAGTCCACAGTTTGGAGGGTTTAAACGCGTGAATGTGTATCGCCAGTGGCATGACATTGCGCCCGATTTGGCGCGCATTTTACAAACGGACGTCGCGTGGGGCACGTCGGAGGACTACCGCGAGTTTGTAGCGCGGGCGGGAGTAGAGGAGCAGACGTTTATTCCCGTCGCGACGCAGGACGGCGAAACGTGGGGCTGGATCATTTCCGGCACGTTGACAGCACGCGAACGCCAGTTGCTCGTGCTGTTAACGTCGCAGTCGTTGCGGCGGTCAGCGGACAGTGACGCACAGACAGAGGGGCCACTTCTTCCTCAGCGCGCGTTAGCCGATTACTTGTGCGACGTCGCTCACAGTGGTCACCTGTTGCCGGTGCCACCTGACTTAGTACATGTAGATATCGGGGAAAGAGTGCCGTTTTACGTCGTTTGTCACGGCAGTGCGAGGCAGCTAAATCAAAAAGAAGTTTTACGCGTGTTACAGTCTTTTTTTGACGGCGATGTGTGGGTCGTAAACGTGGCGCCGAACGATCGCCTCGTCTTGCCGCAAGTTTCGCTCGTTCTAGACGATACGATCGAAGATTGGAAGGACTCCCTTTACCACTGGGCTGCAGGGTTAGTTGAACTGTTTGCCGCTGAGCTCGGGGAGGATGTCCACTGTATCGTGCATCACTCGGCAGCAACCGTGCAGGCGTTGGGCCAATCCCTGTTGCAACTAAAGCAGTCGTATGTCCTCGGGCAGTCTATTTATCCGCGGCGAAATGTTTTTGCGACGTGGGACTTACCCTTGGAACGGTTACTGCACGGGTTGCCGTCGGATCTTTGCCGCACGTTTTTGCACGACTTGTCATACGACGCCCACAACTGGTGGCGTGACCAAGAGATGCGCGACACGTTAGAGACGTACTTTCGCCTTAACTTGAATGTAAGTGAGACAGCGCGACAGTTGTACGTGCACCGCAATACGCTCCTTTACCGCCTCGACAAGTTGAAACAAGAGACAGGACTCGACGTGCGCAACTTTGAGGATGCGATGCTATTACGCCTCGCGTGGCTGCTCACGGCCACTGAAGATGCCGAACCGACCGAGTAG
- a CDS encoding ABC transporter ATP-binding protein — MAGLKLNHIYKRFGDVTAVEDFNLDIKDKEFLVLVGPSGCGKSTTLRMVAGLEEISEGELYIGDRLVNDVAPKDRDIAMVFQSYALYPHMNVYQNMAFGLKLRKFKKEDIDKRVKEAARILDIEHLLDRKPKALSGGQRQRVALGRAIVREPQVFLMDEPLSNLDAKLRVQMRTEISKLAKRLETTVVYVTHDQTEAMTMGDRIVVMKDGLIQQADTPDKIYNEPANVFVAGFIGSPAMNFISGSLVETGGNVHFKANNVDVEVPEGRAKLLRDKGYVGKDVVFGIRPEDIHDEPVFLEASPESVLKTKVEVSENMGSEMYLYLSGLGDDMFIARVDARANVGMGDEVKLAFDMNKCHIFDKETEEAVF, encoded by the coding sequence ATGGCAGGCTTAAAATTAAATCATATTTACAAGCGCTTTGGCGATGTGACTGCGGTTGAAGATTTCAATTTAGATATTAAAGATAAAGAGTTTTTAGTGCTCGTCGGTCCGTCTGGCTGCGGGAAGTCGACGACGCTGCGGATGGTTGCCGGTTTGGAAGAAATTTCGGAAGGGGAGTTGTATATCGGCGATCGTTTAGTAAACGACGTCGCCCCGAAAGACCGCGACATCGCGATGGTGTTCCAAAGTTACGCCCTGTACCCACACATGAACGTGTATCAAAACATGGCCTTCGGGTTAAAACTGCGCAAGTTTAAGAAAGAAGACATCGACAAACGCGTAAAAGAAGCGGCACGCATTCTCGACATTGAGCATTTGTTGGATCGTAAGCCGAAGGCGCTTTCGGGGGGGCAACGGCAACGGGTAGCACTCGGACGGGCGATCGTGCGCGAACCGCAAGTGTTCTTGATGGACGAGCCGCTGTCGAACTTGGACGCGAAGCTGCGGGTGCAAATGCGGACGGAAATTAGTAAATTGGCCAAACGGCTGGAAACGACGGTCGTTTACGTCACGCACGACCAGACGGAAGCGATGACGATGGGCGATCGCATCGTCGTCATGAAAGACGGCCTCATTCAGCAAGCTGACACACCGGATAAAATTTACAACGAGCCGGCTAACGTGTTCGTCGCCGGATTTATCGGGTCACCTGCGATGAACTTTATTAGCGGCTCTTTAGTCGAGACGGGCGGTAACGTGCACTTTAAAGCGAACAATGTCGACGTGGAGGTGCCGGAAGGACGGGCGAAGTTGTTGCGGGACAAAGGGTACGTCGGTAAAGACGTCGTCTTCGGCATTCGCCCGGAGGACATTCACGACGAGCCCGTCTTTTTGGAAGCTTCTCCGGAAAGCGTGCTGAAGACGAAGGTAGAAGTGTCAGAAAACATGGGTTCAGAGATGTACTTGTACTTAAGCGGACTCGGCGACGACATGTTTATCGCCCGCGTCGATGCCCGCGCCAACGTCGGTATGGGTGACGAAGTGAAACTCGCCTTCGACATGAACAAGTGCCACATTTTTGACAAGGAAACGGAAGAGGCTGTGTTTTAA
- a CDS encoding ABC transporter substrate-binding protein, with product MFKSKRWNRWSLFLTALLVFALLIGCGAPEADEQAKGANDGSNVEQQAGKQDGKQGAAQQKGKQKSKEEDAQAEGSFPVSITDARDEKVTIEKRPQRIVSLIPSNTEIAFALGLGAEVVGVSDFDNYPEEVSSKEKIGGIEFDVEKIVSLKPDLVLAHASSADSAKEGLKQLQQAGATVLVVNDATTFADLYRSIEMIAEATGTKAKAQEIVAGMKEKLDDMKREAEKIAADERVTVWVEVAAPPEMYTTGTETFMHEMLTAINATNAAGDVEGWAKFTEEDAVKQNPDVIVTTYGDYDKEAKKKILARKAWQDVPAVKHKRVYDVDPDTVTRPGPRLIEGVEQLAAVVYPDVFKKKK from the coding sequence ATGTTTAAGTCGAAAAGGTGGAATCGGTGGTCACTGTTTCTCACCGCCCTCCTCGTATTTGCGCTGCTAATCGGGTGCGGAGCGCCAGAGGCCGACGAACAGGCTAAAGGGGCAAACGACGGCTCTAACGTGGAGCAGCAAGCAGGAAAACAGGACGGGAAGCAAGGTGCGGCACAGCAGAAAGGTAAGCAAAAGTCCAAGGAGGAAGACGCGCAAGCGGAGGGTTCGTTTCCTGTTTCGATTACGGACGCTCGCGATGAAAAGGTTACGATCGAGAAAAGGCCGCAGCGGATCGTTTCTCTCATTCCGAGTAACACGGAAATTGCCTTCGCCCTCGGCTTAGGAGCGGAAGTCGTCGGCGTCAGCGATTTTGACAATTACCCGGAAGAAGTGAGCAGTAAAGAAAAAATTGGCGGCATCGAGTTTGACGTAGAAAAAATAGTATCTTTAAAGCCGGATCTCGTCCTCGCCCACGCGTCGAGTGCCGACAGTGCCAAAGAAGGGCTTAAACAGTTGCAACAGGCGGGTGCGACGGTGCTCGTCGTCAACGACGCCACGACCTTTGCCGACTTGTACCGCTCGATCGAGATGATTGCGGAAGCGACGGGAACAAAGGCAAAAGCGCAGGAGATTGTCGCTGGGATGAAGGAAAAGCTGGATGACATGAAGCGAGAGGCAGAAAAAATAGCAGCGGATGAGCGGGTGACGGTGTGGGTTGAAGTCGCGGCGCCGCCGGAAATGTACACGACTGGCACGGAGACCTTCATGCACGAAATGCTCACTGCGATTAACGCCACTAACGCAGCGGGAGACGTGGAAGGATGGGCGAAATTTACGGAGGAGGACGCGGTAAAGCAAAACCCGGACGTCATCGTGACGACGTACGGCGACTACGATAAAGAGGCGAAGAAAAAAATACTTGCCCGCAAAGCGTGGCAGGACGTGCCAGCAGTTAAACACAAGCGCGTGTACGATGTCGATCCCGATACGGTCACGCGTCCGGGGCCGCGCTTAATCGAAGGGGTCGAACAACTTGCGGCGGTCGTCTATCCAGACGTCTTTAAGAAAAAGAAATAA
- a CDS encoding FecCD family ABC transporter permease — protein sequence MRRSSIQTSLRKRNNVALAYGFALVLLVVAMFLGVAVGSVPISFATILDVCAAQFFPRQFASEADPMVANIVWYIRLPRVVLAALVGASLSLAGAAFQGLLKNPLADPYTLGVSSGASVGAVVVLFFGLSLPLFGSFTLPFVSVIAGFVTLLAVLAFARFVERALSVQTIVLTGIIFSSFCGSLISLMIALTGEELRQIIGWLLGSVAMRGWEYVALLVPFFAFGAAILLANGKELNALAFGEETAQQLGVDVRLRKMAILAGASLLTGAAVAVSGTIGFVGLVMPHLTRLLWGPDHRHLLPLAMLHGGAFLAMADLAARTIVAPQELPIGVITALIGAPVFAVVFWQQRKRGKQG from the coding sequence TTGCGGCGGTCGTCTATCCAGACGTCTTTAAGAAAAAGAAATAACGTTGCACTGGCGTATGGGTTTGCGCTGGTACTGCTCGTCGTCGCGATGTTTTTGGGAGTAGCGGTCGGGAGTGTCCCGATTTCGTTTGCGACGATCTTGGATGTGTGTGCCGCGCAATTTTTCCCGCGGCAGTTTGCGTCTGAAGCTGATCCGATGGTGGCGAACATCGTGTGGTACATTCGCTTGCCGCGCGTCGTCCTCGCCGCGCTCGTCGGGGCGTCGCTGTCCCTTGCTGGCGCGGCGTTTCAAGGATTGCTCAAAAACCCGCTCGCCGACCCGTACACGCTCGGCGTGTCGTCGGGCGCTTCCGTCGGCGCCGTCGTCGTCCTCTTTTTCGGACTGAGTTTGCCTTTGTTCGGATCGTTTACGTTGCCGTTCGTTAGCGTGATCGCCGGGTTTGTCACGTTACTGGCCGTGCTCGCCTTTGCGCGTTTCGTCGAACGCGCCTTGTCTGTGCAGACGATTGTTTTGACCGGGATTATTTTCAGTTCGTTTTGCGGCTCGCTCATTTCCTTAATGATCGCTTTAACTGGGGAAGAACTGCGACAAATTATCGGCTGGCTGTTGGGGAGCGTCGCAATGCGCGGGTGGGAATACGTGGCACTGCTCGTGCCCTTTTTCGCCTTTGGCGCGGCTATTTTACTTGCGAACGGGAAGGAATTGAACGCTCTTGCCTTCGGGGAGGAGACGGCGCAGCAGTTAGGCGTCGACGTGCGCCTGCGCAAGATGGCGATTCTCGCTGGCGCCTCACTGCTTACAGGGGCGGCGGTCGCCGTTTCGGGGACGATTGGCTTCGTCGGACTCGTCATGCCGCATCTGACGCGGTTGTTGTGGGGACCTGACCATCGGCACTTGTTACCGCTGGCGATGCTGCACGGAGGCGCATTTTTAGCGATGGCCGATTTGGCGGCGCGGACGATTGTCGCGCCGCAAGAGTTGCCGATCGGCGTCATTACCGCTCTGATCGGTGCGCCAGTGTTCGCTGTCGTCTTTTGGCAACAACGCAAACGAGGGAAGCAGGGATAA
- a CDS encoding ABC transporter ATP-binding protein has product MLTVECLTSGYGEKTVLHDVSFTVEKGEVFGIVGPNGSGKTTLLKVVGGLLPVQCGAIYLHGRPLTSYKSKELARLMAALPQTVEPSFAYTVREIVALGRYPYQRGMFAPWTRADEAVVRQAMLQTNVQQFAHSPLQFLSGGERQRVFLARALAQEPQLLLLDEPTNHLDLSHQTELFDALRQWVKEEQLTVVLISHSLDLASLYCDRLLLLDRGAVTALGTPAAVLEEERLARVYRTILKRQDHPDVPRPTITLLPRAHRDYKREASLDDLRVTKSERLLKIESPAPLKRLSSAAVGGGSGWSHTFVTCCVPSADRVAVGAEDGHQPAGELVGYLQRLGINAPERETVATVTAADAVEVASACHEEDGLALRVVASAGFSEVGGVPERGDNSDVVALSDRQTAGVGTVHIFVFVAGELTEVAFVQALMTANEAKVRALAACVGSGPRLASVTNVSAAPSEEEGSWMRKVSVAGTASDSIVVAATQNGSPYTRVDAATSVGQALARAVYRATVDVVAQCR; this is encoded by the coding sequence GTGCTAACAGTTGAGTGTCTCACAAGTGGATACGGGGAAAAAACGGTCTTGCACGACGTGTCGTTTACGGTGGAAAAAGGGGAAGTTTTTGGCATTGTCGGGCCAAACGGCAGCGGTAAGACGACATTGCTCAAAGTGGTGGGCGGGTTACTCCCGGTTCAGTGCGGCGCCATCTACTTGCACGGGCGCCCGCTCACAAGTTACAAGAGTAAAGAGCTGGCGCGACTCATGGCCGCGTTGCCGCAAACTGTCGAGCCGTCGTTTGCGTATACGGTACGCGAAATTGTCGCCCTCGGTCGCTATCCTTACCAGCGTGGCATGTTCGCGCCGTGGACGAGAGCGGACGAAGCGGTCGTTCGACAGGCGATGCTGCAGACGAATGTACAGCAGTTTGCGCACTCTCCGTTGCAGTTTCTGAGTGGCGGGGAACGGCAGCGCGTGTTTTTGGCGCGCGCCTTAGCCCAAGAGCCGCAGCTGTTACTGTTGGATGAACCGACGAACCACCTCGACCTTTCCCATCAGACAGAACTGTTCGACGCGCTGCGGCAATGGGTGAAAGAGGAGCAGTTGACGGTGGTGCTCATTTCTCACTCCCTCGATTTAGCTAGTCTTTACTGTGATCGGCTACTGCTGCTCGACCGCGGGGCGGTGACGGCGCTTGGCACGCCGGCAGCGGTACTGGAAGAGGAGCGGCTGGCGCGCGTGTACCGCACGATACTCAAGCGGCAAGACCACCCAGACGTGCCGCGGCCGACGATTACGCTACTGCCGCGCGCCCACCGCGACTACAAGCGGGAAGCGTCACTAGACGACTTGCGCGTAACGAAGAGTGAGCGGTTACTTAAGATTGAATCGCCCGCGCCATTGAAACGGCTGTCGTCTGCCGCCGTTGGCGGGGGAAGCGGCTGGAGTCACACCTTTGTCACCTGCTGTGTGCCGTCAGCGGATCGCGTGGCTGTCGGTGCGGAGGACGGCCACCAGCCGGCTGGCGAGTTAGTCGGCTATTTACAGCGACTCGGAATTAACGCTCCGGAGAGGGAGACGGTTGCAACGGTGACGGCGGCTGACGCTGTCGAGGTGGCGAGCGCATGCCACGAAGAGGACGGCTTGGCGTTGCGCGTCGTCGCGTCAGCGGGATTCTCTGAAGTGGGAGGCGTTCCCGAAAGGGGGGACAATTCCGATGTGGTCGCCCTTTCCGATCGCCAAACAGCGGGAGTCGGGACCGTGCACATTTTCGTGTTCGTGGCCGGCGAGTTGACGGAGGTGGCGTTTGTGCAAGCGTTAATGACGGCGAACGAGGCGAAAGTGCGGGCGCTCGCCGCGTGTGTCGGGAGCGGCCCGCGATTGGCGTCGGTCACAAATGTATCAGCGGCCCCGTCAGAGGAAGAGGGCTCATGGATGCGGAAGGTATCGGTAGCGGGGACCGCGTCGGATAGCATCGTCGTTGCCGCAACTCAAAACGGGTCACCGTACACGCGCGTAGATGCGGCGACTTCTGTCGGTCAGGCGCTTGCTCGGGCGGTTTATCGGGCGACTGTGGATGTAGTCGCCCAATGTCGGTAA
- a CDS encoding cob(I)yrinic acid a,c-diamide adenosyltransferase: MRLYTKTGDKGQTSVVGGRVAKDDVRVTAYGTIDEANCFVGQAITQLTGEQYADLIPELQRVQHELFDCGSDLARIDSGRPYKVNEAMVTFLETRIDAYIAEAPELKRFILPGGTAAAATLHIARTVTRRAERYVVTLQREASLNEVVLKYLNRLSDYLFAVARVVNARANVKDVEYARSGIVFRGGKRQARGGKRQAKKRDE, translated from the coding sequence GTGCGTTTGTATACGAAAACAGGAGATAAAGGACAGACGAGTGTCGTCGGGGGGCGGGTGGCCAAAGACGATGTGCGCGTCACCGCTTACGGAACGATTGATGAGGCGAACTGTTTTGTCGGGCAGGCGATTACTCAGCTAACAGGGGAGCAGTACGCCGATTTGATTCCGGAATTGCAGCGTGTGCAGCACGAACTGTTTGATTGTGGCAGTGACTTGGCGCGGATTGACAGTGGGCGGCCTTACAAAGTGAACGAGGCGATGGTGACGTTTTTAGAAACGCGCATCGATGCGTACATCGCGGAGGCGCCCGAGTTGAAACGTTTTATTTTGCCGGGAGGAACCGCTGCTGCTGCGACATTGCACATCGCGCGCACGGTGACGCGCCGCGCAGAGCGCTATGTCGTCACGTTGCAGCGCGAAGCGTCGCTCAACGAAGTGGTTTTAAAGTACTTGAACCGCCTGTCGGACTATTTATTCGCCGTCGCGCGGGTCGTTAACGCACGTGCAAATGTGAAAGACGTCGAATATGCGCGCAGTGGAATTGTCTTTCGCGGCGGCAAGCGGCAGGCACGCGGCGGTAAGCGGCAGGCAAAAAAACGAGACGAGTAG